ATTTATGTGGAACGCGCCTCTCCTCCGTCAGCTGCACGTGTATGGCACGCCTGTGATGCTAGGGCTCGCCTATGTGGCTGGAGGGCTTCCCTATGCCGTGCGCGTGGTGACCGGAAGCATTGCGCAGGTTCCGGAAGGAGCGGTGGACGCCGCCCGGATGTCGGGAGCGGGGCTCCTGCAGCAGATGCGCTACATCATCGTGCCGATGCTCCGCGACACCTGGCTCCGAGTGTGGCTCATGCTCTTTACCGGAGTCATTTTCGAACTGCCGGTCTCACAGCTTCTCTATCCACCCGGGGAGCCCACGCTCGCAGTATCCATCGTCCATCAGTTCCACGCGACGGAGTTTGGGGTCGGCGCCGCGCTCACGGTTATGTCAACGGCTGCCGTTGGGGCAGTGGCGCTTGGCATAAGCACCCTCATCAATCCACGTGCGCAGCCGGTGGGGTCCGTTCCGGCAACCGGCATTCTTGCTCGAGGGAGGTAGAAACCGTTTGAGTCTCGTCATCCGCGACCTCACCTATCACTACGGCAATACCGTGGCGCTTCGAGGCCTTAATCTCGAGGTCCGGGAGGGAGAGCTCCTGGCCCTCCTCGGCCCGTCCGGCAGTGGGAAAACGACCTTGGTCTCACTCGTGGCCGGCATTCTTGCCCCGAGCGGCGGTGAGATCCGGCTGGGAGACGAGGTATTGTCTCGTCCCGGGTACGCCCGCGCGCCGGAAGATCGCCATATCGGATTTGTATTTCAGGATTTTGCGCTTTGGCCGCATATGACCGTAGCGGAAACGCTCGAGTTTCCCCTGCGCATGAAGCGGGTGCCGCGCGAGCAGCGACGGGCGCGGGTGGATGAGGTGCTCCGCCTGGTGCATCTCGAAGGATACGGGGCGCGCTACCCGCACGAGCTTTCGGGAGGGCAGCGTCAGCGGGTGGCGATTGCCCGGGCGCTTGCGCCAAGAACGCGGCTCATACTGTTGGACGAGCCGATGAGCAATCTCGACGCGAAACTGCGTGAGCAAATGCGGATCGAGCTCAAGGAGATACTGCGTCATGAACGGGTCACGGCCATCTACGTCACCCATGACCGTTTGGAGGCGCTCGCGCTGGCGGATCGGCTAGCCATCATTAATGAGGGGCGTCTGGTCCAGGTGGCACCTCCCGAGGCCGTCTACCGCACTCCTCACACCGTGTTTGCGGCCCAATTTATCGGCCCGGCCTCCGTGCTGCCCGTGACGATTCGGGACGAGACCGGGGGAGACCGCATCGCTATCGAACTTCCCGACGGCACGCGGGCCACCGTCCCGGGCCTGATCCGCGCTGGCGGTTCCGCCTCCGGAGCCTGGGTGATCCGACCGGAAAACCTCGAGGTGCTGGACGAGGAAAGTTCCGGGCAGTCGGAGGCCGCCTGCACATTTCCAGCCGTGGTCCGGTCGTCCACCTATGCGGGGAGCCACTGGCAAATTGACCTTGCGATTTTGGACGAACTGCAGTCCCTCGTGTGCCATCACAACCGGCCCCTCGAGCGTGGTCAGACGGTGCGGGTCGCGGTGGATGTGGGTCGGACCTGGGTGATTGGAGACGCCGGCGGATTGAGTCCAAGGGTTCGGTGGAAATTCCGGAGCCTTGATTGCCAGGATGTTCCTGGTGTTAGAGGTGGGTCTACACTCCCCACAAGGGCCACCGACATGTCCCCAAAACGGCAAGGATGATTTCCGCAAACGGAGGTTGTCCACGCTTCGTGGAATTTCGCTAGCGCATCCTTTCGCGTGATTTAACCGATTTGCTCGGTTTTTTGTTTCGGTTTTTTTTGAACACGCGCCTTTTAAGGCCGTTTGCAACAAGGGGATCTCGCGATACCCCATGATTCGCGTCAAGGTGTCTGTGATGAACAAAGTGGCCGATGCTCACCCACGTAAGACGTGTTGTCCGTTGATCCCATGTTAGACGTTTCTGCACATGGGGAGGGCTGGACTGTTCATCGATTTCCTGGCATGCGTGTGTGTAGTGCTTCTTTTGTTGTGATAGCGGTAGTACATTATTCGCCGTGGGCGTCCTGATTTCCTGCTCATACGGTTTGGCAATCTCTGGAACTCGATAGTCCCAATATCTTCCGCGCCTCGGCGCGATTATAGCGCCAGATCGGGGATATCCATTGCATGCGCTGAGGGGCCGTTGATGATTATAATGTGCCACATATTCATCGATTATCCCTTGCGCTGCCTGGGGCGTTGCCGCATAATGGACGCGATCTCCCAGGGCTTCGCGAAGGGTTCGGTGCCATCGTTCTCGCTTTCCTTTAGTTTGGGGATGCGCCACGGACGCAAAAATCAGTTCGACCTCTGCCGCCTGGCAGGCTTGGCGAAACGTGTCCGCGATATACGTCACTCCGTGGTCGGCCAAAAGTTGCACCCCCGCTCGTTGCGCGGCGGGGACCGCCGCTAAGGCTTCCTGTAACGTCTGGATTCCATCGTCGGCCCCATACGTGCGATAGAGTCGGCTCGTGATGATATATCGACTGGGGTCATCGAGGACGGTGTGCAGATAATAGTATCCCCATCCTTCAATGTACCAGTAGCTCACATCCACTTGCCACAGTTCATGGGGTTTGGCTCGTTCAAAACGCACCCACGGTCGTTGCTTTTGCGGCGATTTTTGCGTGGTGCGGGGTCCCAAGAGCCCATGACGATTCAACACTCGATACACCGTAATGGGGGCCACCTGTACGGCGGGATGTTCCCATCGCAAGGCCGCATGGACTTGGCGATAGCCATAGGCGGTATGCGCTCGAGCGGTGGTCAGGATAGCACTGACCTGGGCGACGGCGAGCGGCCGTCGCCCTCCACCATGTTCCCATACTGTGCGCTTTTTCCGCCGGTCATCACGGGCTTCCGGGATCCCTAGTAGGGCCAGGACTCGATGTGCCGACCAGGGCGAGGCCTCGATGACCGCTTCCAAGTCTCGCTGAATGGCTTCCGTTAAATGCTGGCCAGGGACGAGGCCCCATTCCGCCCCTGATACTATCATCTCGGGTTGTGGATAATTCAATAAGGTTTTTGAGGCTGTCATGAGTGGTGGGTATCCCCGCTCGGACCCCGGTCGTTTCGCGGTCCAGCCATTTACGACGTACCCAGAAGATCATGCCCACCACTCACCTCCGCTGTCACTCGTGACAGCGAGAACGGCCCCAGAGGTGCGTGGAATGCCCACACCCGGGAAGGACCGTCAAGCCAGCTACCGATTTTGGCATCCCCCAATGACTGTGACTGTTCATTGGTGGTCGGAGTACCGTCTCGTCCCAGAAGCCTGCCACCGCGCACAGACGACACCGCGGGAAATGTTGTTACAGGGGGCGCGCCAAATCGTCGATCCCGCATGGATGAGTCAGAAAGAGGATGGAGACCCCCTGGGCACGAATACAGACAGAACCCACTTCCCCTTGAAATGAAAGGAGGCCTTTCCTTGTCCAAATATAGCACAATTCATCGCCGCCAATCGCCGTCGTCGAGTCCGATCACGCCGACCACGGGCATCCTGGCGATTGACATGGCGAAGTATCGCTCGATGGCGCTGCTGTGTGATTACCAGGGCCAGATTGTGGAACCCCCGTTTGTCTTCGGCTCGCATGCGACGGGTCTGGCGGACATCCGGCAGCGGGTGACCGATCATCAGACCCAGCAAGGCTGGGATCACATTGTCGTCGGCATCGAACCAACGGGACGATACCATGAACCCATCGTGCGCGAACTCCGGGTCTGGGGCTGGACGGTTCGGGTGATCTCGCCGAATGCGACCGCCCTCGAGCGTCGGGCCGACCAGCGTCGATCCAAAACGGACCCGATTGATCTCATGGCTATCGCCCGGTGTGTCTTGAACCAACGGGGATCTGAATGGCCGCTAGTGGACGGGATTCCTGCGGCCATTCGGGCGATTAGTCGCTCGCGGCGGACCGTGGTCCGCCAAGCCACCCAGTGCAAGAACATCATCCGGAGCATCCTGGATCAGACGTTGCTGGAATATCAAGGATTTGCGTCGGACCCGACGCAAAAACCCGTCGCGCTCCTCAATCCGTGGACCCAGGCCGGGCGTGAATGGATTGAAACCTTCCCGCTCCCCGAAGACTTTGCGGACAAGACGCGAACGGACCTCACGGTTTTCAATCAGTGCAGGAACCTGGGCTTTTCCGAAGACACACTCGATCAGATTTGGATGGCGGCCCAACGGGCCCTTCCCCTCCCCGCCGCGACGGCCGAAGTATGGCGCGAACAGATCCTTCGCATGTACACCCTCTTAGGGCACTGCGAAGCCCTCATCGCTCGATATGAAGCCGACTTGGAAGCCCTCGTGGTGCAAACCGATGCCTTACTGTGGTTGACCACTCCGCGCATTGCCGTCGTATGTGCGGCGGACCTTTATGGGGAATTGGGGAGCATCGAGCGCTTTCCGAGCGCCAAGACGGCCATCAAACTGGCCGGAACGGACCCGACCGTACACGACAGCGGCGAACAGCACGGGCGCTATGGAGCGGCCAGTCGGGAGGGAAATCGCCATTTACGAGCGGCGGTGACCCAAGTCGGCGACAGTCTGATGGCCCATCCGCGCCCCAATCCCTACTTCGTCGCCTTTGCTGATCGGCTGGCAGCGCGGGGACTCTCGGCGGCGCAAGTGCGGGTGGCCGTCGGCAACAAATTTCTCCGCGTCGGGATGGCCATGCTGCAACAACGCCAGGTGTTCGCGCCACCGACCTGGGACGGTCCGCCCTTAGCGCAGGATTGGCGCAAAAAACTCCGCTACGCGCGCAATCGCGCCCGGGGCGAAGAAACCTGGAGCCGCCTGACGCGCGATCGACGCGCCCATTAACCCGAATCAGCCGGGGGAGACCGGTCCGCCCAGGGATACCCAACCCGAAAAAAAGAGGGGTCCAACCCCCGGTTCTTTGTTCGCCATCGGCCTAAGCTCGAATCAGCATCGGGGGACCACAGCCCGCGTTGTCAGGGAGAGCCTCTAGGATTCTCGATGGAAGCGTCCATCAATCGAAGGAAGTGGGATCGGAAGCTGGGAGAAATGCCCATTTGTCTGCCGGTCTGACTCTCCGTGTGCTCCGGATCGATGTTATCCACAAAATGCGGGGTTGACGAACCCCTATAGCATCTTTTTTAAGACGAGGTTTTCGACCGAGAGGTCGGCGACCACCGTCTTGAGTCGGGCATTTTCCTTCATCAATGCCGCCTTGTCCGCATCCTCTTTGCTCAGCTTCGTCTGGCGTAACGCGGCCGTCCCGGCCGCGATGAACCGATCCCGCCAATCCCGGAAGGTCGACTCCGGCACTTGCGCCCGACGACAGAGGTCCGCGACGGACACTTCCTGCCGAAATGACGCCAAAATCAGGGCTTGTTTTTCCTGGTCGCTGATATTCATCTCCACACCACTTTCCCTCAGATTTTCCAATTTTTTTCGGCGCGACCGGGGGCCCCTCTTTTCCACTACCTGGAAGGTTCTCAGTCAGACGGGCCCAATATTTTCATGACCTGGTCATTGTAAGCCCGTTCAACCCACGCCGTCATTGGACAGTTCTGCTATCGCTGGAAAAGAAGCGCTATACCTGGCATGCGTGTGGGCCAACGTATGACGCCAGAGATAGCCTATAAAGGATGATCCATATCCCGCCCAACGGCTTGTCACCCAATCGCTGCCAATAATGTGCCCGCGAGGCAATATACCCGATAACCCCCATCAGATACAGGAACCATCCCCGTCTCACGGCGATAGGCCACGCATCCCCATCGGCCCTTGAACAGGGTCCAAGCAATCGCCCAAGAATTGACGCCTGTCTTCCCTCGGCACATCCGACGAGTCGTATTGGGGTTAGGACTGCTCGGGGCGAGTCTCATGGCGGCATTAGTCGTGTCCGTTGCCGGCGCGGGGGACTTGGATGAGGTGATATGAACGCCTGACGTTTGCCTATCGTGTGAGGCTTTTTGCTCGTTTTGGCAGCGACCGCCCTGTCTCCGAGATGGCGCATGCACGGTGTCTATCGGGAACTAGCGTGGGTCAGTGTCCTCGTCATAGGATTTAGCCTGGGGTTCTCGTTATCCTATAAGCGTTCTCCTGGTCGCGTCGAGAATGTCTGGCAGCGAGTACGGTGAAGAAAGTCTGGACTAATTACTGAGGGGGACGAGAATCGATGGATTTGGCGGCACCTCCCGGCTCCACAAATTCCCGGTTCGGAGAACAGGGCGTGAAGAGATACCCGGCGTGGCGACGCGTTTGCACATGGGGGGGCAGAAGTCGTTGGTTCAACGCCGCGATAACGGTGCGGAGATTCTGCGCGGTCCATGGCCGCACACCGCGTTGCACCGCCTCGGCATTGATGGCCGACAGCGTCAAAATCCGACCCGGATACGTCGCGAAAATCGCCAATAACTCACGTAGGCGCGGGGTCAAACTCACCGGATCCCCGTGGTGAGCGACCGCGGGCCAGAGTTGCACACAAGACGGCATAGTCCAGAGCGATGCCCAAGCGTCCGGACGGTTCACGACGGTCAAGTGCCACAGAGTGGGTTGCAGATAATGGGTCAGCAACACCACGGGCACCCCGTACCGGTGCGCCGTTTCGAGAATCGCCGCCAAACTGGGGGCATCGGGTAACGCTTGGGGGTCAATGGCGAGACACCGCAGGCGCCGCTGGCCCAGCGCCTCGATCATTTGATTCAGCGTGTCGAAGCGCCGAAACGGAATCATCGCGGACCACACCGGAAAATACTCGGAAATCGGTCTTGGGCTGACGTATCCACACATCACGATCGCGGGGGATGCTCCTTTTCAGATTCCTTCGTCATAGTCATTGCATCACAGAATTATGACGGTTTCGTTGTCGTGGTGTTAACGTTTGATTATGTGACCCGCTCACTTTTCTTCCGGCGTCATCCTCCGCATTCCCGAAAGCTCTGGCCCCATCCCCCGTCAACCGCGTGAAGAGCGGAACGACGGAATTCGGGTTCGTAGTCCGCGAGACTCCGGATTCCTCATCCAGGTTCCTTAAACGATGACGCGTGGCGAATTCGATGGGTAATCATCCCGGTCAGATGGTTGTCGGGTACCAATCGGCTCGTTCCCTCTGACGATCCTCACGCAATCTTCACCGCCTGTTAACGCGATCTTTATCGGACCATCACACACGTTTGATAGGGTCAAAGAGGACGATACCGATCATCGTCCCGAACGGAACAAGGAGGGAATCCTGTGGGATTATGTATCGTGCACCTGTCTGACCTCCATTGGGAGAACACGCTCGCCCAGACCCCGCGGCACTGGGACTCTCTGCGTCGCAGCCTGTGCCTTGTGCAACCCGATTTAATTGTCGTCAGTGGCGATCTCACTTCGACGGGCAGTGCGCAGCGCGAAGCCTTGGTTGCCGCAAAGCAGGTTTTGGACAGCGTAGGCTGTGAATACGTGGTGGTTGCGGGAAACCATGATCTCGGGGCCAATCCCGTGCGGGGAGCCGCCTTTCCCACGATCGAAGCCTACGAACACTGTCCCTGGACCGAAACCCATTTTGCCCAGGTGTTTCGCCAACCCCCCGTGCTGCTGTGGAGCCAGGATCATATCCATGTGGTCACGATTTCTCTCCGCCAAGGTGACCCCGATGGCAGTTTAGCTCAACTCACAACCATCTTACAGCGCGTGGACGGACCCACTCTGGTGTTTGGCCATTATCCCCTGGTGCCGGTCGCGGCCCAAGGCATCTTAGCCGCATTGGGAGGACGCGACTATTTAGGCGATACGCTCAATGACCTGACAGCGATATTGAAACAGTCTGAGCACGTCGTGCTCTATGGCTGTGGACATGTCCACGTCGCCTCACGTCGCTGGCTTTGGCGGGAGGTTTGGCAGTATAGTGCGGGAGCACTCGACACGGGTGCCAGTCAATTCTTTGTCTATTGGGTAGAACCGACGCAAATGGCCTATTTTTCCGTCTTAGGCAATGGTCCCTTAGCCTTCTGGCACGATGCCACACAGGCTTCTATTGATCACTTGGATGGAGAAGGATCTCGCACAGGATATCAGCGTTGGTCCCTATTATCCGCACACAAGGAGGCGTGACATGCAGCAAGCTCGCTCTGTTTTTCTGACCAATGATGACAGCATCCCCTCCCCCGGACTGGAGGTGTTGATGACCGTGCTCACGGGGCTCGGATTTGCGGTGACGGTGGGGATTCCTGCGACTAACCAAAGCGGAAAAAGCCATAGTATCACGCTCGGAACGCTCTCCGTTACGCCCACGCGGTTTCCGCAAAATATCCCCGCTTATGTCGTGCATGGCACTCCGGTCGATTGTGTCCGGTTAG
The Sulfobacillus thermosulfidooxidans DNA segment above includes these coding regions:
- a CDS encoding transposase, with product MNISDQEKQALILASFRQEVSVADLCRRAQVPESTFRDWRDRFIAAGTAALRQTKLSKEDADKAALMKENARLKTVVADLSVENLVLKKML
- a CDS encoding ABC transporter ATP-binding protein, with the protein product MSLVIRDLTYHYGNTVALRGLNLEVREGELLALLGPSGSGKTTLVSLVAGILAPSGGEIRLGDEVLSRPGYARAPEDRHIGFVFQDFALWPHMTVAETLEFPLRMKRVPREQRRARVDEVLRLVHLEGYGARYPHELSGGQRQRVAIARALAPRTRLILLDEPMSNLDAKLREQMRIELKEILRHERVTAIYVTHDRLEALALADRLAIINEGRLVQVAPPEAVYRTPHTVFAAQFIGPASVLPVTIRDETGGDRIAIELPDGTRATVPGLIRAGGSASGAWVIRPENLEVLDEESSGQSEAACTFPAVVRSSTYAGSHWQIDLAILDELQSLVCHHNRPLERGQTVRVAVDVGRTWVIGDAGGLSPRVRWKFRSLDCQDVPGVRGGSTLPTRATDMSPKRQG
- a CDS encoding helix-turn-helix domain-containing protein, producing the protein MCGYVSPRPISEYFPVWSAMIPFRRFDTLNQMIEALGQRRLRCLAIDPQALPDAPSLAAILETAHRYGVPVVLLTHYLQPTLWHLTVVNRPDAWASLWTMPSCVQLWPAVAHHGDPVSLTPRLRELLAIFATYPGRILTLSAINAEAVQRGVRPWTAQNLRTVIAALNQRLLPPHVQTRRHAGYLFTPCSPNREFVEPGGAAKSIDSRPPQ
- a CDS encoding metallophosphoesterase family protein, which encodes MGLCIVHLSDLHWENTLAQTPRHWDSLRRSLCLVQPDLIVVSGDLTSTGSAQREALVAAKQVLDSVGCEYVVVAGNHDLGANPVRGAAFPTIEAYEHCPWTETHFAQVFRQPPVLLWSQDHIHVVTISLRQGDPDGSLAQLTTILQRVDGPTLVFGHYPLVPVAAQGILAALGGRDYLGDTLNDLTAILKQSEHVVLYGCGHVHVASRRWLWREVWQYSAGALDTGASQFFVYWVEPTQMAYFSVLGNGPLAFWHDATQASIDHLDGEGSRTGYQRWSLLSAHKEA
- a CDS encoding IS110 family transposase, which translates into the protein MSKYSTIHRRQSPSSSPITPTTGILAIDMAKYRSMALLCDYQGQIVEPPFVFGSHATGLADIRQRVTDHQTQQGWDHIVVGIEPTGRYHEPIVRELRVWGWTVRVISPNATALERRADQRRSKTDPIDLMAIARCVLNQRGSEWPLVDGIPAAIRAISRSRRTVVRQATQCKNIIRSILDQTLLEYQGFASDPTQKPVALLNPWTQAGREWIETFPLPEDFADKTRTDLTVFNQCRNLGFSEDTLDQIWMAAQRALPLPAATAEVWREQILRMYTLLGHCEALIARYEADLEALVVQTDALLWLTTPRIAVVCAADLYGELGSIERFPSAKTAIKLAGTDPTVHDSGEQHGRYGAASREGNRHLRAAVTQVGDSLMAHPRPNPYFVAFADRLAARGLSAAQVRVAVGNKFLRVGMAMLQQRQVFAPPTWDGPPLAQDWRKKLRYARNRARGEETWSRLTRDRRAH
- a CDS encoding DDE-type integrase/transposase/recombinase; protein product: MTASKTLLNYPQPEMIVSGAEWGLVPGQHLTEAIQRDLEAVIEASPWSAHRVLALLGIPEARDDRRKKRTVWEHGGGRRPLAVAQVSAILTTARAHTAYGYRQVHAALRWEHPAVQVAPITVYRVLNRHGLLGPRTTQKSPQKQRPWVRFERAKPHELWQVDVSYWYIEGWGYYYLHTVLDDPSRYIITSRLYRTYGADDGIQTLQEALAAVPAAQRAGVQLLADHGVTYIADTFRQACQAAEVELIFASVAHPQTKGKRERWHRTLREALGDRVHYAATPQAAQGIIDEYVAHYNHQRPLSACNGYPRSGAIIAPRRGRYWDYRVPEIAKPYEQEIRTPTANNVLPLSQQKKHYTHACQEIDEQSSPPHVQKRLTWDQRTTRLTWVSIGHFVHHRHLDANHGVSRDPLVANGLKRRVFKKNRNKKPSKSVKSRERMR